A window from Setaria italica strain Yugu1 chromosome VIII, Setaria_italica_v2.0, whole genome shotgun sequence encodes these proteins:
- the LOC101773338 gene encoding probable prefoldin subunit 2 yields MASKAGGDGKEAINEQVIANTYANMRTEMNQLYTKITELEMEVSEHSLVIGAIEPLDPLRRCYRMIGGVLVERTIKEVLPAVNRNKEGLEEVIARMHEALERKKKEITEFELKYKIRIRKADNDAEEGGKKEGTAQGVLVGPAGQ; encoded by the coding sequence ATGGCAAGCAAAGCAGGTGGTGATGGCAAAGAAGCCATAAATGAGCAAGTAATCGCCAACACTTATGCCAACATGCGCACCGAAATGAACCAACTCTACACCAAGATCACGGAGCTGGAGATGGAGGTCAGCGAGCACTCCCTTGTGATCGGCGCGATCGAGCCGCTGGACCCCTTGAGGCGCTGCTACAGGATGATTGGCGGCGTCCTGGTGGAGAGGACCATCAAGGAGGTCCTGCCCGCGGTGAATCGCAACAAGGAGGGCCTCGAGGAGGTGATCGCTCGCATGCACGAGGCActtgagaggaagaagaaggagatcacCGAGTTCGAGCTCAAGTACAAGATCAGGATCCGGAAGGCTGACAACGACGCTGAGGAAGGCGGGAAGAAAGAAGGCACTGCGCAGGGAGTTCTTGTTGGTCCTGCTGGGCAGTAA